TTGCCCGGGGCGATCTGGTGGGCGGCGTTGATGGCCTGGGCGATGCCGCCGCAGGCGGCGATGTGGTTTTCCTTTATAAGGAAGGCGTCGTACAAACCGATGCGATGGTTATGGCAGCCGCCGCAGGTCACTGCGTACTTCTGCGCCAGGCGCAGACCCGGTAGGGTCTTGCGGGTGTCCAGCAGTTTTACCTGGGTGCCTTCTACCAGGTCGGCATAGTGGCGGCAGCGGGTGGCGACGGCAGACAGGGTCTGCAGGAAGTTCAGTGCGCTGCGCTCGCCGCTGAGCAGGGCGCGGGCCGGGCCTTCGAGGCGGAACAGGGTCTGGTCGGCGCTGACCTTGTCGCCATCCTTTACCTGCCAATGCACCGCGACACGCGGGTCGAGTTGGCGAAATACCGCATCGACCCAGGCCGTGCCGCAGATAACTGCCTCTTCGCGGGTGATGATCCGGGCGCTGGCCAGGCGCTCGGCCGGAATCAGCTGGGCCGTGATGTCGCCGTTGCCAATGTCTTCGGCCAGGGCGCGGCGGGCGTTGGCTTCGATTTCACTGCTGAGGTCGGCGAGGATCAGGTTGGGCATGGTCGGCTCCGGTGTAGTCGAGCCGCGATTATAGAGGCAGGTGGTTGCAGGGCAATGCTCCATCGCGGCGCTGGGCCTTTTGTCGTTCTGCAGAATTGATCAGGCACTTTTGTATGTTGCCGCTGCTCTTAATGACGAGGGCACCCCCTTGGCCCGACTATCGGTGCAGCGCCTAAGGCCTGTCAGGGTTAGGCTGTGGAGGTGCGAGTGTGGTGTATTGGCCGTCGTCCGAAGATGGCGTGTGGCTATCTGTGATCTGGGTCATGTCTGTGGGAAAAATTGGCTTGGTATGGCGCGCAGCCTCCCTATAATGGCTTTACTTTTTTCATTATTGACGCCAGGCCTTTGACGTTAAGGACGACGCTCGGTTGACGCTGTGCAGACCAGGAAGCCCGGATTCGGGCTGTCTGCGGGAGACTAGAATGAAGACCGACGCGAATGTGGTGCCGCTGACCAAGGCCACCGCTGAGCAATCGCCAACTTCGCCGGTAGGAAGACTGCCCGTGGCGCTGATTCAGGTGCGTGACAAAGCGGCGCAACAGCTCAAGCAGAACCTGCAGAGCTTGTTCGACAATGCTGACGATACCCTCTTCGAGATGGCGGATCGGGCGACCAGCAATGCCGAGCAGAATGCTTTCTTCGAGGCCATGCGCGACCTGCGGCTCAAGCGCAAGAATATCGAGCGCGGCTTTCTGCAGAAGGTGTTCGAGTCTTTCGCCAATCTCAACCAGTACGAAATTGGCAAACCTCAGCCCACGCTGGATGCCGTGTCGTTCGATAGCCTGAGCCTGGTGCAGAACGACGAGCTGGAAGAGACGGTGGCGCTGGATGCCATGGTGGCCAAGGTCATGAGCCGTGATGCCATGGCGCTGGGCCATCTCACCACACGCCTCAATGCGGTGATCAGCAAGAAGCTGGACGACAAGAG
The genomic region above belongs to Pseudomonas sediminis and contains:
- the nadC gene encoding carboxylating nicotinate-nucleotide diphosphorylase → MPNLILADLSSEIEANARRALAEDIGNGDITAQLIPAERLASARIITREEAVICGTAWVDAVFRQLDPRVAVHWQVKDGDKVSADQTLFRLEGPARALLSGERSALNFLQTLSAVATRCRHYADLVEGTQVKLLDTRKTLPGLRLAQKYAVTCGGCHNHRIGLYDAFLIKENHIAACGGIAQAINAAHQIAPGKPVEVEVESLEELREALQAGADIVMLDELSLEDMREAVQLTAGRAKLEASGGINDSTLRVIAETGVDYISLGTLTKDVKAVDLSMRLAL